The Streptomyces sp. NBC_01197 genome window below encodes:
- a CDS encoding M20/M25/M40 family metallo-hydrolase: MDNAHVPGINAQRLLTDLTHLSQIGAGPDGSIHRIAGNKADWAGRDWIDKTMRVSGLHSYYDDTGNVFARRKATGGPWLLIGSHADTVPGGGHLDGAYGVIAAMEVLRTLHETGHPMADHVETVAWFDEEGVTPESNGGLVGSTALTRDPHADELVGYLELHVEQGPRMEASGLELSPVTGIVGVRRYTLTVRGQENHAGTTPFHLRADAGRVASRMAAALRDICTEADPFSIGNAGVIEFGPGAANVVPGTARTEIEIRAGEDATLDIIEAELRDRLAQVAVEESCTAVLDRTSAKPAARFDKRLVDTVDDVCRSRTEASEPLLSYAGHDASVISTRLPTAMLFVPSTGGFSHSNREHTPDNQLVLGTQALLDAVVRTSALLLNTMDRDVILAA; encoded by the coding sequence ATGGACAACGCACACGTACCCGGCATCAACGCGCAGCGCCTGCTCACCGACCTCACCCACCTCTCCCAGATCGGAGCCGGTCCTGACGGCTCCATCCACCGCATCGCCGGGAACAAGGCGGACTGGGCGGGCCGTGACTGGATCGACAAGACCATGCGGGTCTCGGGTCTGCACTCGTACTACGACGACACCGGCAACGTCTTCGCCCGCAGGAAGGCCACCGGCGGCCCCTGGCTGCTGATCGGCTCGCACGCCGACACGGTGCCCGGTGGTGGCCATCTGGACGGCGCGTACGGGGTGATCGCGGCCATGGAAGTGCTGCGCACCCTGCACGAGACAGGCCATCCCATGGCCGACCACGTGGAGACCGTCGCCTGGTTCGACGAGGAGGGCGTGACACCGGAGTCGAACGGCGGGCTGGTCGGCTCGACCGCACTGACCCGCGACCCGCACGCGGACGAGCTGGTGGGCTATCTGGAGCTCCATGTGGAACAGGGCCCGCGGATGGAGGCGTCCGGCCTCGAACTGTCCCCGGTCACCGGCATCGTCGGCGTGCGCCGCTACACCCTCACCGTCCGGGGTCAGGAGAATCACGCCGGGACCACGCCGTTCCACCTGCGGGCCGACGCGGGGCGCGTGGCCTCCCGTATGGCGGCGGCCCTGCGGGACATCTGCACCGAGGCGGACCCGTTCTCCATCGGTAATGCCGGCGTCATCGAGTTCGGCCCCGGCGCGGCGAACGTCGTGCCCGGCACGGCGCGTACCGAGATCGAGATCCGGGCCGGGGAGGACGCCACCCTCGACATCATCGAGGCGGAGCTCCGGGACCGGCTGGCGCAGGTCGCCGTGGAGGAGTCCTGCACGGCGGTCCTGGACCGCACCTCAGCGAAGCCGGCCGCGCGGTTCGACAAGCGCCTGGTGGACACCGTGGACGACGTGTGCCGGAGCCGGACGGAGGCGAGCGAACCGCTGCTGTCCTACGCCGGCCACGACGCCAGCGTCATCAGCACCCGGCTGCCGACCGCGATGCTGTTCGTCCCCTCGACGGGCGGCTTCTCGCACTCCAACCGGGAGCACACACCCGACAACCAGCTGGTCCTCGGCACGCAGGCCCTACTGGACGCGGTGGTGCGGACGAGCGCGCTGCTGCTGAACACCATGGACCGCGACGTCATCCTCGCGGCCTGA
- a CDS encoding SDR family oxidoreductase, with product MNTSLNTSRKTAVVTGAGSGIGRSVARILADAGWSVALAGRRMEKLAGTVALTEGETIPVVADVTSPDEVGALFGAVRERWGRLDLLFNNAGISGPGGVPVEDLPYEAWRQVVDTNLTGSFLCAQAAFRLMKEQDPQGGRIINNGSVSAHAPRPDSIAYTATKHALTGLTKSLSLDGRPYRIACGQIDIGNAATEMTERMRSGIKQANGELLAEPVMDVADVARTVLHMAELPLEANVQFATVLATSMPYVGRG from the coding sequence ATGAACACATCCCTGAACACATCCCGGAAGACAGCAGTGGTCACCGGCGCGGGCTCCGGCATCGGGCGCAGTGTCGCCCGCATCCTGGCGGACGCGGGCTGGTCGGTGGCGCTGGCCGGGCGCCGCATGGAGAAGCTGGCCGGGACGGTCGCGCTCACCGAGGGCGAGACCATCCCCGTAGTGGCGGATGTCACGTCCCCCGACGAGGTCGGCGCGCTCTTCGGCGCGGTGCGGGAGCGCTGGGGACGGCTGGACCTGCTCTTCAACAACGCGGGTATCTCGGGCCCCGGCGGAGTGCCGGTGGAGGACCTTCCGTACGAGGCGTGGCGTCAGGTCGTCGACACCAACCTGACGGGTTCGTTCCTGTGCGCGCAGGCCGCCTTCCGGCTCATGAAGGAGCAGGACCCGCAGGGCGGCCGGATCATCAACAACGGGTCCGTCTCGGCGCACGCCCCGCGCCCGGACTCGATCGCGTACACCGCGACGAAGCACGCCCTGACGGGTCTCACCAAGTCCCTCTCCCTGGACGGCCGTCCGTACCGCATCGCCTGCGGGCAGATCGACATCGGCAACGCGGCCACCGAGATGACCGAGCGGATGCGCAGCGGTATCAAGCAGGCCAACGGTGAGCTGCTGGCCGAGCCGGTGATGGATGTGGCGGACGTGGCGCGCACGGTGCTGCACATGGCGGAACTGCCGCTGGAGGCGAACGTGCAGTTCGCGACGGTGCTGGCGACGTCGATGCCGTACGTGGGACGCGGCTGA
- a CDS encoding DUF3311 domain-containing protein, protein MPPVPKPRPVGGALLPLIGAIPFIGILGGIWFANRVTPYVLGMPFILFWIVLWVALISVVMAVIYKLDPRNREEHSA, encoded by the coding sequence ATGCCCCCTGTGCCCAAGCCCCGTCCGGTTGGCGGCGCCCTGCTCCCCCTCATCGGGGCAATCCCGTTCATCGGGATCCTCGGCGGAATCTGGTTCGCGAACCGGGTGACGCCCTACGTCCTCGGAATGCCGTTCATCCTGTTCTGGATCGTCCTCTGGGTGGCCCTGATCTCGGTGGTCATGGCCGTGATCTACAAGCTCGACCCCCGCAACCGAGAGGAGCACTCGGCATGA
- a CDS encoding lamin tail domain-containing protein has product MRIRSTAPSALLVAALAGALLATAPSASAATSPVQISKVQYDSPGKDTRSNTSLNGEWVRLQNRSGSTVSIKGWKVTDASRHSYTFGSVTLKRNQSVTVYTGKGTNTTASKYQGRGAYVWNNDRDTATLTDSKGKKKDSVSWSRPGKGYVTS; this is encoded by the coding sequence TTGCGCATACGTTCAACGGCCCCCTCCGCACTGCTCGTCGCCGCCCTCGCGGGGGCGCTGCTAGCCACCGCCCCGAGCGCTTCGGCGGCCACCTCGCCCGTACAGATCAGCAAGGTCCAGTATGACTCGCCGGGCAAGGACACCCGCAGCAACACGAGCCTCAACGGCGAGTGGGTGCGGCTCCAGAACCGGAGCGGGTCGACCGTCAGCATCAAGGGCTGGAAGGTGACCGACGCGAGCCGGCACAGCTACACCTTCGGCAGCGTCACGCTCAAGCGGAACCAGTCGGTCACCGTGTACACGGGCAAGGGCACGAACACGACGGCGTCCAAGTACCAGGGGCGCGGCGCGTACGTGTGGAACAACGACCGCGACACCGCGACGCTGACCGACTCCAAGGGCAAGAAGAAGGACAGCGTCTCGTGGTCGCGCCCCGGCAAGGGATACGTCACCAGCTGA
- a CDS encoding sodium:solute symporter family protein, with protein sequence MTALVVILGFLLVAICLGLQARRGKDMDLEEWSVGGRSFGTTFVFLLLAGEIYTTFTFLGASGWAYGKGGPALYILCYGALGYVISYWLLPAIWRYAKEHRLVSQSDFFAKKFNSPLLGALVALVGVVAMVPYLVLQLTGMGIIVSEASYGHISKTVAVIIGTVALTVYVTISGIHGSAWTAVLKDVLILSVVLFLGIYLPLHYAGGVGHMFHTINTAKPGFLTLQHSGFSPTWFVSTVLLSTLGFYMWPHSFSASYTAENERVFRRNAIFMPLYQLVLLFVFLAGFAALIAVPGLKGADADLSMLRITVKSFDPWFVGVIGGAGVLTALVPGSLLLLTSATCLAKNIYKLARPATSEQSVGRLAKLLVPVLALIALFFTFNGGSSIVNLMLMGYSLVTQLFPALLLSLAPRKLVSKQGAAAGIIVGVLIVGAVTITGATVGSLLPGLPQEVKDLNVGVIALIANALVMFAVSAATRTSVSETPVKTAPKVGAV encoded by the coding sequence ATGACCGCACTCGTCGTCATCCTCGGCTTCCTCCTGGTCGCCATATGCCTCGGGCTGCAGGCCCGCCGCGGCAAGGACATGGACCTCGAAGAATGGTCCGTCGGCGGCCGCAGTTTCGGAACGACCTTCGTCTTCCTGCTGCTCGCCGGCGAGATCTACACCACCTTCACCTTCCTCGGCGCCTCGGGCTGGGCGTACGGGAAGGGCGGGCCCGCCCTGTACATCCTGTGCTACGGCGCGCTGGGGTACGTGATCTCGTACTGGCTGCTGCCGGCGATCTGGCGTTACGCCAAGGAGCACCGCCTCGTCTCCCAGTCCGACTTCTTCGCCAAGAAGTTCAACAGTCCCCTGCTCGGCGCGCTGGTCGCCCTGGTCGGCGTCGTGGCGATGGTGCCGTATCTGGTCCTCCAGCTGACCGGCATGGGGATCATCGTGTCCGAGGCCTCGTACGGCCATATCTCCAAGACCGTCGCGGTGATCATCGGTACGGTCGCCCTGACCGTGTACGTGACCATCTCCGGCATCCACGGTTCTGCCTGGACCGCGGTTCTCAAGGACGTCCTGATCCTCTCGGTGGTGCTGTTCCTCGGCATCTACCTGCCGTTGCACTACGCGGGCGGCGTCGGCCACATGTTCCACACCATCAACACCGCGAAACCGGGCTTCCTGACCCTCCAGCACAGCGGCTTCAGTCCGACCTGGTTCGTCTCCACGGTCCTGCTGTCCACGCTGGGCTTCTATATGTGGCCGCACTCGTTCAGCGCCTCCTACACCGCCGAGAACGAGCGGGTGTTCCGCCGGAACGCCATCTTCATGCCGCTCTACCAACTCGTCCTGCTCTTCGTCTTCCTGGCCGGATTCGCCGCGCTGATCGCCGTTCCCGGCCTGAAGGGCGCCGACGCCGACCTGTCGATGCTGCGGATCACGGTCAAGTCCTTCGACCCGTGGTTCGTGGGCGTCATCGGCGGCGCCGGTGTGCTCACCGCGCTGGTCCCCGGCTCACTGCTCCTGCTGACCTCGGCGACCTGCCTGGCCAAGAACATCTACAAGCTCGCCCGCCCGGCGACGTCGGAACAGTCGGTGGGCCGGCTGGCCAAGCTGCTGGTGCCGGTCCTGGCACTGATCGCGCTGTTCTTCACCTTCAACGGCGGCAGCAGCATCGTGAACCTGATGCTCATGGGCTACTCCCTGGTGACGCAGCTCTTCCCGGCGCTGCTGCTCAGCCTGGCGCCGCGCAAGCTGGTCAGCAAACAGGGCGCGGCAGCGGGCATCATCGTGGGGGTCCTGATCGTCGGCGCGGTGACCATCACCGGCGCCACCGTCGGCAGCCTGCTGCCGGGGCTGCCGCAGGAGGTCAAGGACCTCAACGTCGGCGTCATCGCCCTCATCGCGAACGCCCTGGTGATGTTCGCGGTCTCGGCGGCCACCCGCACCTCGGTGAGCGAGACCCCGGTGAAAACGGCACCGAAGGTCGGCGCCGTCTGA
- a CDS encoding helix-turn-helix transcriptional regulator, producing the protein MLSALGIDERAEAVYRLMLDQSDWGVAEIAAHLGLTETEVRTALDRLAELNLLRTSLLTEGSLRPINPAVGLPLLLAEQEREVLRTQQQFAETQAAAMRLLEEYADRGASRHDMEQLVGIDAIQDRLEQLAHACTSRVISFMPGGAQSAASLKASRPLDLAARERGVELLTVYQDSVRNDPATRAYAQWLTQLGGQVRTAPVLPVRMVLFDDQAALLPVDPDNTRRGAVQLGGPGVIVALVALFDTVWERAAPFGTDRDRELNEEGLTAQEAQLLRLLTQGLTDEIAARRLGIGLRTVRRMMADLMGRLDARSRFEAGVRAAQRGWLDEKQ; encoded by the coding sequence TTGTTGTCCGCACTGGGCATCGACGAGCGTGCCGAGGCCGTGTACCGGCTCATGCTCGATCAGTCCGACTGGGGCGTCGCCGAGATCGCCGCGCATCTGGGTCTGACCGAGACCGAGGTCAGAACAGCCCTTGACCGGCTGGCCGAGCTGAATCTGCTGCGTACCTCGCTCCTGACCGAGGGATCGCTCCGCCCGATCAACCCCGCCGTCGGTCTGCCGCTCCTGCTCGCCGAGCAGGAGCGCGAAGTGCTGCGTACGCAGCAGCAGTTCGCCGAGACGCAGGCGGCCGCCATGCGGCTGCTGGAGGAGTACGCCGACCGTGGGGCGTCCCGCCACGACATGGAGCAGCTGGTCGGCATCGATGCCATCCAGGACCGTCTCGAACAGCTCGCCCACGCCTGCACTTCGCGGGTCATCTCCTTCATGCCCGGTGGCGCGCAGTCCGCGGCGAGCCTGAAGGCGAGCAGGCCGCTGGACCTGGCAGCCCGGGAACGGGGCGTCGAACTCCTCACCGTCTACCAGGACAGCGTGCGCAACGACCCGGCGACGCGTGCGTACGCCCAGTGGCTCACCCAGCTCGGCGGGCAGGTCCGCACCGCCCCGGTGCTGCCGGTCCGCATGGTGCTCTTCGACGACCAGGCCGCGCTGCTGCCCGTCGATCCGGACAACACCAGGCGCGGAGCCGTCCAGTTGGGCGGGCCGGGGGTGATCGTGGCGCTGGTGGCGTTGTTCGACACCGTGTGGGAGCGCGCGGCCCCCTTCGGTACGGACCGCGACCGCGAGCTCAACGAAGAGGGGCTCACCGCGCAGGAGGCCCAGCTCCTCCGGCTGCTCACCCAGGGGCTGACCGACGAGATCGCAGCCCGTCGGCTGGGCATCGGGTTGCGGACCGTGCGGCGGATGATGGCCGACCTGATGGGGCGCCTGGACGCCCGTTCACGCTTCGAGGCGGGCGTGCGGGCGGCGCAGCGGGGCTGGCTCGACGAGAAGCAGTAG
- a CDS encoding PhzF family phenazine biosynthesis protein produces the protein MTPTAHGGSEILRYTAFSTDPAGGNPAGVVLDAAGLDDAAQLAIAADLGYSETAFLTAPPEGLGGEPGRAFTVRYFSPQAEVSFCGHATVATAIAFAERHGPGELLLATRAGTVPVTVAVEGGALRATLTSVEPAVLDVAGDDVGEALAALGWQASDLDPAFPPRIAYAGARHLVLAAATRSRLADLSYDFDRLAEFMHTLDLTTLQLVWRESETVFHVRDPFPVGGVVEDPVTGAAAAAFGAYARELGLVAEDAVLTLHQGADMGRAGELTVALRAGDTRVRVSGTGTRIPDSSS, from the coding sequence ATGACGCCAACCGCCCACGGAGGCTCCGAGATTCTCCGGTACACCGCGTTCTCCACCGACCCCGCCGGAGGCAACCCCGCAGGGGTCGTGCTGGACGCCGCCGGCCTCGACGACGCGGCGCAGCTCGCGATCGCGGCGGACCTCGGGTACAGCGAGACCGCGTTCCTGACCGCGCCGCCGGAAGGGCTCGGCGGAGAGCCGGGCCGGGCCTTCACCGTCCGGTACTTCAGTCCGCAGGCCGAGGTCTCGTTCTGCGGGCACGCGACGGTCGCCACCGCCATCGCCTTCGCGGAACGGCACGGCCCCGGCGAGCTGCTCCTCGCCACCCGAGCGGGCACGGTGCCGGTCACGGTGGCCGTGGAGGGCGGCGCGCTGCGGGCGACCCTGACGAGCGTCGAGCCGGCCGTTCTCGACGTGGCCGGGGACGACGTCGGCGAAGCACTCGCCGCACTGGGCTGGCAGGCCTCCGACCTCGACCCGGCCTTTCCGCCCCGTATCGCCTACGCGGGCGCGCGCCATCTGGTGCTGGCCGCCGCGACCCGGTCCCGGCTGGCGGACCTCTCGTACGACTTCGACCGGCTGGCCGAGTTCATGCACACCCTGGACCTGACCACGCTCCAGCTGGTGTGGCGGGAATCGGAGACGGTCTTCCATGTCCGGGACCCGTTCCCGGTGGGCGGCGTGGTCGAGGATCCCGTGACCGGGGCCGCCGCTGCGGCGTTCGGTGCGTACGCCCGTGAGCTGGGCCTCGTCGCGGAGGATGCGGTCCTCACGCTCCACCAGGGCGCGGACATGGGGCGCGCCGGCGAGCTCACGGTCGCGCTGCGGGCGGGCGACACACGGGTACGGGTGAGCGGCACGGGCACCCGTATCCCGGACAGCAGCAGCTGA
- a CDS encoding DMT family transporter, giving the protein MSPGEVVPPDEPAPRADTAPDVRAASAESAGERTARAVMWIGPVLATLATLIWSGNFVIARALHEDVAPVQTAFWRWIIAMLAVLPFAAKAVWQQRQLIRTHLRYLCGAALLGVTLFNTLIYQAGRSTSATNLALIAAASPVLIVLFGMIGRGGEKVTGRRAVGMVVALVGVVALVSKGSLSVLLHLDFAVGDLWMLAATATFAGYTALLRRRPEGISGISFLFTTFLLGTVLLIPAYVVSLVVQGGFTPSGGTVGALLYIGVASSAVAYFTWNKAIDLIGAARAGIIYYLQPVFVAIVSYFALGEDTSGMQVICMALIISGIALGAGKKN; this is encoded by the coding sequence ATGTCCCCCGGTGAGGTCGTTCCCCCCGATGAGCCCGCGCCCCGTGCGGACACCGCGCCGGACGTGCGGGCCGCGTCGGCCGAGAGTGCCGGGGAGCGAACGGCCCGCGCGGTGATGTGGATCGGCCCGGTCCTCGCGACCCTCGCCACCCTCATCTGGTCCGGGAACTTCGTCATCGCCCGCGCCCTGCACGAGGACGTCGCTCCCGTACAGACCGCGTTCTGGCGGTGGATCATCGCGATGCTGGCCGTACTGCCCTTCGCCGCGAAGGCGGTCTGGCAGCAACGCCAACTGATCCGCACCCACTTGCGGTACCTCTGCGGGGCCGCCCTGCTCGGCGTCACCTTGTTCAACACCTTGATCTACCAGGCAGGACGGTCCACCAGCGCCACCAACCTGGCGCTGATCGCCGCCGCTTCACCGGTGCTGATCGTACTGTTCGGGATGATCGGCCGCGGTGGCGAGAAGGTCACGGGACGGCGCGCCGTCGGCATGGTGGTGGCGCTCGTCGGCGTCGTCGCGCTGGTGTCGAAGGGCTCCCTGTCGGTGCTGCTGCACCTGGACTTCGCCGTCGGCGACCTGTGGATGCTGGCCGCGACCGCCACCTTCGCGGGATACACCGCGCTGCTGCGCCGCAGGCCGGAGGGGATCTCCGGCATCTCGTTCCTCTTCACGACGTTCCTGCTGGGTACGGTGCTCCTCATCCCCGCCTATGTGGTGAGCCTGGTCGTGCAGGGCGGCTTCACCCCGTCGGGCGGCACGGTCGGCGCCCTGCTCTACATCGGTGTCGCCTCGTCGGCCGTCGCGTACTTCACCTGGAACAAAGCCATCGACCTTATCGGTGCGGCGCGGGCCGGAATCATCTACTACCTCCAGCCCGTCTTCGTCGCGATCGTCTCCTACTTCGCCCTGGGCGAGGACACCAGCGGGATGCAGGTCATCTGCATGGCGCTGATCATCTCCGGCATCGCGCTCGGCGCCGGCAAGAAGAACTGA
- a CDS encoding multidrug effflux MFS transporter, protein MPKTSAPEHIRTGLPAPAVARTTGILVTLVLGGLTALPALSMDMYLPALPEVTDALHSPAATVQLTLTACLIGMALGQLVVGPMSDKWGRRRPLLIGMAVYVAATAVCAFAPSVELLISFRLLQGLAGSAGIVIARAVVRDLYDGLEMARFFSTLMLISGVAPIVAPLIGGQILQITDWRGVFVLLTVVGTVLTLVVWKWLHETLPPERRHTGGVGHALRTMRTLLADRVFTGYLLAGGLAFGALFAYISASPFVVQDIYGASPQMFSLLFGINSVGLVAVGQINGKLLVGRVSLDKALGFGLTVITLAATALLLMTSGVFGHVGLFPIAAGLFVLMSAMGLAMPNTNAQALMRTPHAAGSASALLGSSTFLLGAVASPLVGIAGEATAAPMAVVQLVCGLGAMTCFLALCRPWQRRAPAVTATA, encoded by the coding sequence ATGCCGAAGACCTCTGCCCCGGAGCACATACGCACCGGGCTCCCCGCCCCTGCCGTCGCCCGCACCACCGGAATCCTGGTCACCCTCGTCCTCGGCGGGCTCACCGCGCTGCCCGCGCTCTCGATGGACATGTACCTCCCCGCGCTGCCGGAGGTCACGGACGCGCTGCACTCGCCCGCCGCCACCGTTCAGCTCACCCTCACGGCCTGCCTGATCGGCATGGCGCTCGGCCAGCTCGTCGTCGGTCCGATGAGCGACAAGTGGGGGAGGCGGCGGCCGCTCCTCATCGGCATGGCGGTGTACGTCGCCGCCACCGCGGTCTGCGCCTTCGCGCCGAGTGTCGAACTGCTCATCAGCTTCCGGCTGTTGCAGGGCCTGGCCGGCTCCGCGGGCATCGTCATCGCACGCGCGGTGGTGCGCGATCTCTATGACGGTCTGGAGATGGCGCGGTTCTTCTCCACGCTGATGCTGATCTCCGGGGTCGCCCCGATCGTCGCCCCGCTCATCGGCGGCCAGATCCTCCAGATCACCGACTGGCGCGGAGTCTTCGTCCTGCTCACCGTGGTCGGCACGGTGCTGACGCTCGTTGTCTGGAAGTGGCTGCACGAGACGCTGCCGCCCGAGCGGCGGCACACCGGCGGTGTCGGTCACGCGCTGCGGACGATGCGCACGCTCCTCGCCGACCGGGTCTTCACCGGCTATCTGCTCGCCGGGGGCCTCGCCTTCGGGGCGCTCTTCGCGTACATCTCCGCTTCGCCCTTCGTCGTGCAGGACATCTACGGGGCGTCGCCGCAGATGTTCAGCCTGCTCTTCGGGATCAACTCGGTCGGTCTGGTCGCGGTCGGCCAGATCAACGGCAAGCTGCTCGTCGGCCGGGTCAGCCTGGACAAGGCGCTCGGTTTCGGGCTGACCGTCATCACGCTCGCGGCCACGGCACTGCTGCTGATGACATCCGGGGTCTTCGGCCATGTCGGCCTCTTCCCGATCGCCGCGGGGCTCTTCGTGCTGATGTCGGCGATGGGCCTGGCCATGCCGAACACCAACGCGCAGGCGCTGATGCGCACTCCGCACGCCGCGGGATCGGCCTCGGCGCTGCTCGGCTCGTCCACCTTCCTCCTCGGCGCGGTGGCATCCCCGCTGGTCGGCATCGCGGGCGAGGCGACCGCCGCCCCGATGGCCGTGGTCCAGCTGGTGTGCGGGCTGGGCGCGATGACCTGCTTCCTGGCGCTGTGCCGGCCGTGGCAGCGCAGGGCGCCCGCGGTGACGGCCACAGCGTAG
- a CDS encoding D-alanyl-D-alanine carboxypeptidase family protein, with protein sequence MTSDASPSRRAVLGLAAAAVPAALLATGAAPASAATAVGGERLGLDGIQVSLGGAPRVPHLAAQSWLVADCENGEVLAAYRAHHRLPPASTLKMLFADTVLPKFDKAQKHRVAAADLAGIPEGSSLVGVEAGTTYTVDQLWHGVFLRSGNDAVHVLSAMNGGVPATVREMAAKAVDLQALDTHVVSPDGYDHPGQVSSAYDLSLFARHGLRNTDFRAYCGTRIAEFPARGGKKFQIQNTDRLLGVYKGMIGVKNGYTTHAGNTFTGAATRDGRTLLVTVMHPVNGYDQVYKDTSALLDWGFRAAGKVTPVGTLVAPVSEGGRPAAAGTPAPGPNAAKAGSGGSGGSSSSWPLFGAGGGAAALLAAGTVALRNRRPRRTRKH encoded by the coding sequence GTGACCAGCGACGCTTCGCCCTCCAGGCGCGCAGTGCTCGGCCTCGCCGCCGCTGCCGTGCCCGCCGCTCTTCTCGCCACCGGGGCCGCACCGGCCTCGGCCGCCACCGCCGTGGGCGGTGAGCGGCTCGGCCTCGACGGGATACAGGTGAGTCTCGGCGGCGCGCCCCGGGTTCCGCACCTTGCCGCCCAGTCGTGGCTCGTCGCGGACTGCGAGAACGGGGAGGTGCTGGCCGCCTACCGCGCGCACCACCGGCTGCCCCCCGCCTCCACGCTCAAGATGCTCTTCGCGGACACCGTGCTGCCCAAGTTCGACAAGGCGCAGAAGCACCGGGTCGCCGCGGCCGATCTGGCGGGCATACCGGAGGGCAGCAGCCTGGTGGGTGTCGAGGCCGGTACGACGTACACCGTCGACCAGTTGTGGCACGGGGTCTTCCTGCGCTCCGGCAACGACGCCGTCCATGTGCTCAGCGCCATGAACGGCGGGGTGCCGGCCACCGTGCGCGAGATGGCGGCGAAGGCCGTCGATCTGCAAGCTCTCGACACCCATGTGGTCAGCCCGGACGGATACGACCACCCCGGGCAGGTGTCATCGGCGTACGACCTGTCGCTGTTCGCCCGGCACGGGCTGCGGAACACCGACTTCCGGGCCTACTGCGGGACCCGGATCGCGGAGTTCCCCGCCCGTGGCGGCAAGAAGTTCCAGATCCAGAACACCGACCGGCTGCTCGGCGTGTACAAGGGCATGATCGGCGTCAAGAACGGCTACACCACGCACGCGGGCAACACCTTCACCGGCGCCGCCACCCGCGACGGCCGCACCCTGCTGGTCACCGTCATGCATCCGGTGAACGGCTACGACCAGGTGTACAAGGACACGTCGGCGCTCCTCGACTGGGGCTTCCGGGCGGCGGGCAAGGTGACCCCGGTCGGCACGCTCGTGGCCCCGGTCAGCGAGGGCGGCCGCCCTGCGGCCGCCGGAACCCCGGCGCCGGGTCCGAACGCGGCGAAGGCGGGCTCCGGCGGTTCCGGCGGCTCCTCGTCCTCATGGCCGCTGTTCGGTGCGGGCGGCGGGGCGGCCGCACTGCTCGCCGCCGGCACGGTGGCCCTGCGCAACCGGCGGCCGCGCCGTACCCGCAAGCACTGA
- a CDS encoding MazG-like family protein has product MDEHAWTTVAQLHTWLAQSASRPPHEETLLRILKLSEEVGEVAQAVIGATGQNPRKGTSHSWQDVEAELCDVIVTAMVALRTLTPDAAEVFAGHLERVAARSLSRPDPAGE; this is encoded by the coding sequence ATGGATGAACACGCCTGGACCACCGTCGCTCAACTCCACACCTGGCTGGCCCAGTCCGCCTCCCGGCCCCCTCACGAGGAGACCCTGCTCCGCATCCTCAAGCTCTCCGAGGAGGTCGGCGAGGTGGCCCAGGCGGTGATCGGCGCCACCGGCCAGAACCCCCGCAAGGGCACATCGCACAGCTGGCAGGACGTGGAGGCCGAGCTCTGCGATGTGATCGTGACGGCGATGGTGGCGCTGCGCACGCTGACCCCGGACGCGGCCGAGGTCTTCGCCGGTCATCTTGAGCGGGTGGCCGCCCGCTCCCTCAGCCGGCCGGACCCCGCCGGGGAATAA